From bacterium, a single genomic window includes:
- the nuoF gene encoding NADH-quinone oxidoreductase subunit NuoF: MAIANLKDLHDAKERGLAALYPAKVRIAVGSATCGKANGADPVMLALVNAVQREGYDADVVPTGCIGFCAVEPLVDVWRPGHSRVIYKKITPSKAEKLVAALAAGEDKASWALCRLESEEFITDGTIKPYGVSAGDGDLAEVLTYQDLPFFKNQLKIALRDCGFINPTELEEYIGRGGFFGLYKALHDRSSEEVIENVTKSGLRGRGGAGFSTGKKWDYCRAAAGDEKYVVCNADEGDPGAYMDRSVLEGDPFAVIEGMIIGACAVGDCKEGYIYVRREYPHAVDVLGVALDKLRGAGLLGKNILGSGLDFDVKIARGAGAFVCGEETALLASIEGERGMPRPRPPYPAQKGLFGKPTIINNVETWANVPVIMNRGGDWFAGIGTENSKGTKVFSLVGNVNNTGLVEVPMGITLREVVFDVGGGIPRRREFKAVQTGGPSGGCIPGDNLDLKIDFDALTTAGSMMGSGGMVVMDNDTCMVEVARYFLDFLQEESCGKCTPCREGVKQMHDICKRITKGEGREGDVELLEELGRTVKETALCGLGTTAPNPLLSTIRFFRDEYEAHIRDKKCPAGICKALITYSILEDKCTGCGACAKVCSEGAITGAKDQPHVLDAAKCIKCAACYDVCNQDAIVRR; encoded by the coding sequence ATGGCGATAGCGAATCTGAAGGACCTCCACGACGCAAAGGAAAGGGGCTTGGCCGCGCTTTACCCGGCGAAGGTGCGCATCGCCGTGGGCTCCGCCACGTGCGGTAAAGCCAACGGAGCGGACCCCGTGATGTTGGCTTTGGTCAACGCCGTGCAGCGGGAAGGCTACGACGCCGACGTCGTACCTACCGGGTGCATAGGGTTCTGCGCGGTCGAACCGTTGGTCGACGTCTGGCGGCCGGGGCACTCGCGCGTAATCTATAAAAAGATTACCCCCTCCAAGGCCGAGAAGCTGGTAGCGGCACTCGCCGCCGGCGAAGACAAGGCTTCGTGGGCGTTATGCCGGCTCGAGTCCGAGGAATTCATTACCGACGGTACTATCAAGCCGTATGGCGTTTCGGCGGGCGACGGCGACCTTGCCGAAGTGCTTACGTACCAGGACCTCCCGTTCTTCAAGAACCAGTTGAAAATCGCGCTGCGGGATTGCGGGTTCATTAACCCGACGGAATTGGAAGAGTATATAGGCCGGGGCGGCTTCTTCGGCCTGTATAAAGCGCTCCACGATAGATCGTCCGAGGAAGTGATCGAGAACGTAACGAAATCGGGCCTCAGGGGCCGCGGCGGCGCAGGCTTTTCAACGGGTAAGAAATGGGATTATTGCCGGGCCGCGGCCGGGGACGAGAAGTACGTCGTCTGCAACGCGGACGAGGGCGACCCGGGCGCGTACATGGACCGCAGCGTTCTGGAGGGCGACCCCTTCGCCGTCATCGAGGGGATGATTATCGGCGCGTGCGCCGTCGGCGACTGCAAGGAAGGGTATATATACGTGCGGCGCGAGTACCCCCACGCCGTCGACGTTTTGGGCGTGGCGCTCGATAAGCTGCGCGGGGCCGGCCTGCTGGGCAAGAACATCCTCGGTTCGGGTTTGGATTTCGACGTCAAGATCGCCCGCGGCGCGGGCGCTTTCGTGTGCGGCGAGGAGACGGCGCTGTTGGCCTCCATCGAGGGCGAGCGCGGTATGCCGCGGCCGCGGCCGCCGTACCCGGCGCAAAAAGGTCTCTTCGGCAAGCCGACCATAATCAATAACGTCGAGACCTGGGCCAACGTCCCGGTCATAATGAACCGCGGCGGCGATTGGTTCGCGGGCATCGGCACGGAGAACAGCAAGGGCACCAAGGTCTTCTCGCTGGTCGGCAACGTCAACAACACCGGCCTGGTCGAAGTGCCGATGGGCATTACGCTACGCGAGGTCGTCTTCGACGTCGGCGGCGGGATACCGCGTCGGCGCGAGTTTAAGGCCGTGCAAACGGGCGGGCCGTCCGGCGGGTGTATTCCCGGGGACAACCTCGACCTCAAGATAGACTTCGACGCCTTGACCACGGCCGGTTCGATGATGGGCTCGGGCGGTATGGTGGTCATGGACAACGACACCTGCATGGTCGAGGTCGCCCGGTACTTCCTCGACTTTTTGCAGGAGGAGTCCTGCGGGAAATGCACGCCCTGCCGCGAGGGCGTGAAGCAGATGCACGACATCTGCAAGCGGATAACGAAGGGCGAAGGCCGGGAGGGCGACGTTGAGCTCCTGGAGGAGCTGGGCCGGACCGTCAAGGAGACGGCGCTCTGCGGCCTGGGCACCACCGCCCCCAACCCGCTGCTCTCGACGATACGGTTCTTCCGCGACGAGTACGAGGCCCACATACGCGACAAGAAGTGCCCCGCGGGAATATGCAAAGCGCTCATTACGTACTCGATATTGGAGGATAAATGCACCGGGTGCGGCGCGTGCGCCAAAGTGTGTTCCGAGGGCGCCATTACCGGGGCGAAAGACCAGCCCCACGTCCTCGACGCCGCCAAGTGCATCAAGTGCGCGGCCTGTTACGACGTATGTAACCAGGACGCCATAGTCCGCCGTTAA
- a CDS encoding 4Fe-4S binding protein, protein MLNLTVNGKAVELEEGKTVLDACKAANVDVPTLCYVDFLEPYGSCRLCQVKVTEKGGAPRLAASCVLPATDGMEVVTDDEDVRRARKMVLELLLAQAPDAEVLHELAKEYGVDRSRFPAAARDGDEPRKCILCGLCVRLCEQRVQAYAIGFVQRGHEAEVAPPYGRPSDECIACGACASVCPTGAITAVDRLGRAIVHDELTLSSNSAIRVPIKQAVPNVPYVETSECIHFTQAEEGLDACRICEDICPKEAVDLDAAEEELELDIGTIIIATGFKTFDPRRIRELGYGVLPNVISGLEFELMNRADGYTEGEVVMENGEEPKSIGILHCVGSRDKNYNRYCSRVCCMYSLKFAHLIKEKTGAEVFQFYIDMRTFGKGYEEFYDRVLEEGVFFVRGRGAEVTNVAERPEEVGKLVVCCEDTLIGAYRRVPVDMVVLATGLEAREDADEVRRTFGISCGAEGFFTEKHAKLAPVSTTTDGVFLAGACQGPKDIPDAVAQGSAAAAQALVLMDKGLVEIEPITSVIDEDVCCGCKICIGLCPYTAISFDEEKSVSVVNEALCKGCGTCVAACTTGAANQRHFKNEQILAEIEGVLS, encoded by the coding sequence ATGTTGAACCTCACTGTTAACGGCAAAGCGGTCGAACTGGAAGAAGGGAAGACGGTTCTGGACGCCTGTAAAGCCGCCAACGTCGACGTCCCGACGCTCTGCTACGTGGATTTTCTCGAGCCCTACGGCTCCTGCCGTCTCTGCCAGGTCAAAGTAACCGAGAAGGGCGGGGCGCCCCGGCTCGCCGCCTCGTGCGTGCTCCCGGCCACCGACGGTATGGAGGTCGTTACCGACGACGAGGACGTTCGGCGGGCACGCAAAATGGTTTTGGAGCTGCTGCTGGCCCAGGCGCCCGACGCCGAGGTCCTGCACGAGCTGGCGAAGGAGTACGGCGTCGACCGCTCGCGCTTCCCCGCCGCGGCGCGCGACGGCGACGAGCCGCGCAAGTGCATCCTCTGCGGCCTGTGCGTCCGCTTGTGCGAGCAGCGCGTCCAGGCCTACGCCATAGGCTTCGTCCAACGCGGCCACGAGGCGGAGGTGGCGCCGCCGTACGGCCGGCCCTCGGACGAATGCATCGCCTGCGGCGCGTGCGCCTCGGTGTGCCCCACGGGGGCCATCACGGCCGTCGACCGCCTCGGCCGCGCGATCGTCCACGACGAGCTGACGCTCTCGTCCAATTCGGCGATACGGGTCCCGATAAAGCAGGCCGTGCCCAACGTGCCGTATGTCGAGACTTCCGAGTGCATCCATTTCACGCAGGCCGAGGAGGGTTTGGACGCCTGCCGCATCTGCGAGGACATCTGCCCCAAGGAAGCCGTCGACCTCGACGCGGCCGAGGAGGAGCTCGAGCTCGACATCGGGACCATAATCATCGCCACCGGTTTCAAGACCTTCGACCCGCGGCGCATTCGGGAGCTGGGGTACGGCGTACTCCCCAACGTCATCTCGGGTTTGGAGTTCGAATTGATGAACCGGGCCGACGGCTACACCGAGGGCGAGGTCGTTATGGAGAACGGCGAGGAGCCGAAGTCCATCGGCATCCTCCACTGCGTCGGCTCGCGGGATAAGAATTACAACCGGTACTGCTCGCGGGTGTGCTGCATGTACTCGCTCAAGTTCGCCCACCTCATCAAGGAGAAGACCGGCGCCGAGGTCTTCCAGTTCTACATCGACATGCGGACCTTCGGCAAAGGGTACGAGGAATTCTACGACCGGGTGTTGGAGGAGGGCGTCTTCTTCGTTCGCGGCCGCGGCGCCGAGGTTACCAACGTCGCCGAGAGGCCGGAGGAGGTGGGCAAGCTCGTCGTGTGCTGCGAGGATACGCTCATCGGCGCGTATCGCCGCGTCCCGGTCGACATGGTGGTCCTGGCCACGGGGCTCGAGGCGCGCGAGGACGCCGACGAAGTCCGGCGCACCTTCGGCATCAGCTGCGGCGCCGAGGGGTTCTTCACCGAGAAGCACGCCAAGCTCGCGCCGGTATCGACCACCACCGACGGCGTCTTCCTGGCGGGCGCGTGCCAGGGCCCGAAGGACATTCCGGACGCGGTGGCCCAGGGCTCGGCCGCGGCGGCGCAGGCCCTCGTGCTCATGGACAAGGGCCTCGTCGAGATCGAACCCATTACCTCGGTTATCGACGAGGACGTGTGCTGCGGCTGCAAGATCTGCATCGGCCTGTGTCCGTACACCGCGATCTCGTTCGACGAGGAGAAGAGCGTCTCCGTAGTGAACGAGGCGTTATGTAAGGGATGCGGTACCTGCGTCGCGGCCTGCACCACCGGCGCCGCGAACCAACGCCACTTCAAAAACGAACAGATCCTGGCGGAGATCGAAGGGGTGTTGTCCTAA
- a CDS encoding hydrogenase iron-sulfur subunit → MAETFEPKIVGLLCTWCAYAGADLAGTSRIKYPPNVRGIRVMCSGRVDPQFILDAFAHGADGVLVGGUHPGDCHYQEGNYKALRRVTLLKKVLQQMGVDPERLRLESVSASEAQRFAETVKGFTETIKKLGPMPKGVEDPAVAKEEVHA, encoded by the coding sequence ATGGCGGAAACTTTCGAACCCAAGATCGTCGGCCTGCTCTGCACCTGGTGCGCCTACGCCGGCGCGGACCTGGCCGGCACGTCTCGCATCAAGTACCCGCCCAACGTGCGGGGCATCCGCGTTATGTGTTCGGGCCGGGTGGACCCGCAATTCATCTTGGACGCCTTTGCCCACGGCGCGGACGGCGTCCTGGTGGGCGGTTGACACCCCGGCGACTGCCATTACCAGGAAGGTAATTACAAGGCTCTCCGTCGCGTTACGTTGTTGAAAAAAGTATTGCAGCAGATGGGCGTCGACCCCGAAAGGCTCCGGCTGGAGTCGGTAAGTGCCTCGGAGGCTCAGCGCTTCGCCGAGACGGTGAAAGGTTTTACGGAGACGATAAAGAAGTTGGGGCCGATGCCCAAGGGCGTCGAGGACCCGGCCGTGGCCAAGGAGGAAGTCCATGCCTGA
- a CDS encoding oxidoreductase, whose translation MPEKFKFAFMPSASCGGCEIAIVDIDEVILKVAELADIVYWPTALDFKDKDLEAIPDGGVTVGFFNGAVRNDHDVHHAHLMRRKSQVLVAFGACAQMGGIPSLGNFWTTEEIAHRMYDTVPSVVNPDGTRPQTTFEVPEGELTLPRAMERAYALDQVVDVDYYIPGCPPQPKWVIAAVEAVASGELPPKGTVIAGTKAVCDECPRERSEEKQVTAFKRIHLVENDPEKCLLEQGIICCGPATRDGCEAACIVAGQACRGCFGPTDNVNDMGAKLASAIASIVVADTQAEADRILGQLDDPAGYFYRFGLAKSLLGVQRGERKEGDE comes from the coding sequence ATGCCTGAGAAATTCAAGTTCGCCTTCATGCCCTCCGCGAGCTGCGGCGGCTGCGAGATAGCCATCGTCGATATCGACGAGGTTATCTTGAAAGTCGCGGAACTGGCCGACATCGTATATTGGCCTACCGCGCTCGACTTCAAGGACAAAGATTTAGAGGCCATCCCCGACGGCGGCGTTACGGTGGGCTTCTTCAACGGCGCGGTCCGCAACGACCACGACGTGCACCACGCCCACCTTATGCGGCGCAAGAGCCAGGTCCTCGTGGCCTTCGGCGCCTGCGCCCAAATGGGCGGCATACCCTCGCTGGGCAACTTCTGGACTACGGAAGAGATCGCGCACCGGATGTACGACACCGTCCCGTCGGTGGTGAACCCGGACGGAACGCGGCCCCAGACGACTTTCGAGGTCCCGGAGGGCGAGTTGACGCTGCCGCGCGCGATGGAGCGTGCCTACGCCCTCGACCAGGTCGTCGACGTCGACTACTACATCCCGGGCTGCCCGCCGCAGCCGAAGTGGGTAATCGCCGCGGTCGAGGCCGTGGCCTCGGGCGAGCTCCCGCCCAAGGGGACCGTAATCGCCGGGACCAAGGCCGTGTGCGACGAGTGCCCGCGCGAGCGGTCGGAGGAGAAACAGGTCACGGCGTTCAAACGTATCCATCTCGTCGAGAACGACCCGGAGAAGTGCCTGCTCGAGCAGGGCATCATATGCTGCGGGCCGGCGACGCGCGACGGCTGCGAGGCGGCGTGCATCGTCGCGGGCCAGGCGTGTCGCGGCTGCTTCGGCCCCACCGACAACGTCAACGACATGGGCGCCAAACTGGCCTCCGCTATTGCCTCGATAGTTGTCGCCGACACCCAGGCCGAGGCCGACAGGATATTAGGCCAATTGGACGACCCCGCCGGTTACTTCTACCGCTTCGGCCTGGCGAAGTCGTTGTTGGGGGTGCAGCGCGGCGAGCGCAAGGAAGGCGACGAGTAG
- a CDS encoding Ni/Fe hydrogenase subunit alpha, translated as MKKIEIDPISRLEGHGKIAIFLDDNGDVANAYLQIPELRGFEQFCVGRPVEEVPRITPRICGVUPLVHHFAGAKACDAVYKVELPPNGERLRRMIYNSYFFYDHLLHFYYLAAPDFVVGPTADPAERNILGVVAKVGLEIGAKVIEMRAKSIDVMKYFGGKRTHPIIALPGGITRPLDAEARDEMRKHAEEAVEFSKFTFQLFEDVVLKNQAYVDLVLSDIYGGQETYYIGLVNDDNKVDFYDGMTRIVDPEGNEFAKYEGTDYLDYIEEHVEPWTYLKVTYLKGVGWKGWVTGKDSGIYRGGPLGRLNASEGMQTPVAQAEFEKMYATLGGKPVHASLAYHWARIIEGAQGAELWLDYMNDDDILDEHIRNIPTETPSRGVGTIEAARGHLIHDYDTDENGIVTAMNLIVATTHNYAGINLAVRNAARGVIKGGDVDEGKLNMVEMAFRAYDPCMACATHALPGKTPLEFDIYDADGNLRRTIKRNC; from the coding sequence ATGAAGAAAATCGAAATCGACCCCATCTCTCGCCTGGAAGGGCACGGCAAAATAGCCATCTTCCTGGACGACAACGGCGACGTCGCGAACGCGTACCTCCAGATCCCGGAGCTGCGCGGCTTCGAGCAGTTCTGCGTGGGCCGGCCGGTGGAGGAAGTCCCCCGGATCACGCCCCGCATCTGCGGCGTTTGACCGCTCGTCCACCACTTCGCAGGCGCGAAGGCATGTGACGCGGTCTACAAGGTAGAGCTGCCGCCCAACGGCGAGAGACTCCGGCGGATGATATACAACTCCTATTTCTTCTACGACCACCTCCTGCACTTCTACTACCTCGCCGCGCCGGACTTCGTCGTAGGGCCGACGGCCGACCCGGCGGAGCGCAACATCCTGGGCGTCGTGGCCAAGGTGGGCCTCGAGATCGGCGCCAAGGTCATCGAGATGCGGGCCAAGTCCATCGACGTCATGAAGTACTTCGGCGGCAAGCGCACCCACCCCATTATCGCGCTCCCGGGCGGCATAACGCGGCCGCTGGACGCCGAAGCCCGCGATGAGATGCGCAAGCACGCCGAGGAGGCCGTGGAGTTCTCCAAGTTCACGTTCCAGCTCTTCGAGGACGTCGTCCTCAAGAACCAGGCGTACGTGGACCTCGTCCTCTCCGATATATACGGCGGCCAGGAGACGTACTACATCGGCCTGGTGAACGACGACAACAAGGTCGACTTCTACGACGGCATGACGCGCATCGTCGACCCGGAGGGCAACGAGTTCGCGAAGTATGAGGGCACGGACTACCTCGACTATATCGAGGAGCACGTCGAGCCCTGGACCTACCTCAAGGTGACGTACCTCAAGGGCGTCGGCTGGAAGGGCTGGGTCACGGGGAAGGACTCCGGCATCTACCGCGGCGGCCCGCTGGGGCGGCTCAACGCCTCGGAGGGGATGCAGACGCCGGTGGCGCAGGCCGAGTTCGAGAAGATGTACGCGACGCTGGGCGGCAAGCCCGTCCACGCCTCGCTGGCCTACCACTGGGCCCGCATCATCGAGGGCGCCCAGGGCGCGGAGCTGTGGCTCGACTACATGAACGACGACGACATCCTCGACGAGCACATCCGCAATATCCCGACCGAGACGCCGAGCCGCGGCGTCGGGACCATCGAGGCCGCGCGCGGCCACCTCATCCACGACTACGACACCGACGAGAACGGCATCGTCACCGCGATGAACCTCATCGTCGCGACGACCCACAACTACGCCGGCATCAACCTCGCCGTGCGCAACGCCGCCCGGGGCGTCATCAAGGGCGGCGACGTCGACGAGGGGAAGCTGAACATGGTCGAGATGGCGTTCCGCGCCTACGACCCCTGCATGGCCTGCGCGACGCACGCCCTCCCCGGCAAGACGCCGCTCGAGTTCGACATCTACGACGCCGACGGGAACCTTCGCCGCACGATCAAGCGCAACTGCTAA
- a CDS encoding tetratricopeptide repeat protein produces MPKDARVFVDKDREVMSAYYDFCDYYDSEDFDYGTGEKLLREFIDEDPDFLDSYLTLREILLERGKYAKAERLLNEAYVRALQLIRDAAGNWPDELPWDRWGNRHIIRALLAKAEDLWEAGENEKALDILRRLLRTNLNDNIGARYYILAIRLGMDFDTFYERFEDEYGYYDGSILEWFNGNYSLFPEDFWGVWVEEDFTEME; encoded by the coding sequence ATGCCTAAGGACGCGAGAGTCTTTGTCGATAAGGACCGCGAAGTGATGAGCGCGTATTACGATTTTTGCGATTACTACGACTCGGAGGATTTTGATTACGGAACGGGCGAAAAGCTGTTACGGGAATTCATCGACGAGGACCCGGATTTCCTCGACTCTTATTTGACGCTGAGGGAAATATTATTGGAAAGAGGCAAATACGCCAAGGCGGAACGTTTATTGAACGAAGCTTACGTCCGCGCCTTGCAGCTGATTAGGGACGCCGCCGGCAATTGGCCCGACGAGCTTCCTTGGGATCGTTGGGGAAACCGGCATATTATACGCGCGTTACTCGCGAAGGCCGAGGATTTGTGGGAGGCCGGGGAAAACGAAAAAGCGCTCGATATCCTCCGTCGGCTGCTTCGAACCAACCTGAACGATAATATCGGCGCCCGGTATTATATATTAGCCATTAGACTAGGCATGGATTTTGATACTTTCTACGAGCGGTTCGAAGATGAGTACGGATATTACGACGGGAGTATTTTGGAATGGTTCAATGGAAATTACTCCTTATTCCCGGAAGATTTCTGGGGTGTGTGGGTAGAAGAAGATTTTACGGAAATGGAATGA
- a CDS encoding hydrogenase maturation protease: MSAEIEARRGKTLVLGIGNEIRGDDGVGIHVARRVAELLPAELAARVDVDEACTGGFDLVDYLRGYDRAVVADAIKTEGGEPGTVYRFAAEALEPTAHLGHSHGVNLASALAILRELKLGAPREVRVVAVEAEWLYEFREDLSPRVAAAVEEAAAAVLGILKDSAP; encoded by the coding sequence ATGTCCGCCGAAATCGAGGCCAGACGCGGCAAAACGCTGGTATTGGGCATCGGCAACGAGATCCGCGGCGACGACGGCGTCGGCATCCACGTCGCCCGCCGCGTGGCCGAGTTGTTGCCGGCCGAGCTCGCCGCCCGCGTCGACGTCGACGAGGCGTGCACCGGCGGCTTCGACCTGGTGGACTACCTTCGCGGTTACGACCGCGCCGTCGTGGCCGACGCCATCAAGACCGAGGGCGGCGAACCGGGGACGGTTTATCGATTCGCGGCAGAGGCGCTCGAGCCCACGGCCCACCTCGGCCACAGCCACGGCGTCAACCTGGCCTCGGCGCTCGCCATCCTTCGGGAACTTAAACTCGGCGCGCCCCGGGAGGTAAGGGTCGTCGCGGTCGAGGCCGAGTGGTTGTACGAGTTTCGCGAGGACCTTTCGCCTCGCGTCGCCGCCGCGGTAGAGGAGGCCGCCGCAGCCGTGCTCGGAATATTAAAGGATAGCGCCCCGTGA